ATCAGGTGATGGAAATAATCCTCTTCATGACCATTGGCGTAATCACCGGTGTGTTGGTGGAGCATCAACATCGACATCAACACATGGTCACCCGCCAACTTGAGCAAATTACCGCTTTGGAAAATTACACTCATAATATTTTGGAAAGTATGGTCACAGGCGTGGCGGCTTTTGATCCCGAACTGCGTCTGATGCGGGTAAACCAGCGTCTCACCGAGCTTTTGGGTTGGGACGAATCGGCCTGTGGGCAGAGGGCAGAGCACTTGGCCACAGGTCTTGGAGATTTGCCGGACCGCTTGCAGGCGGTTCTGAAGACCGGCCATGCTATTTCCGGACTGGAGACAGAGTACTCCCATCCCGACAAAGAAGAAGAGGCGTTGCCGCTGCGCCTGCACATTCTCCCCCTGCGCTCAGTGGAGCAGAAAATCATTGGCGTTCTGTTGGTGGCCGAGGATATGCGAGATATCCGGGACTTGGAACGTCAGGTGCGCCGGGCCGACCGTCTGGCGGCAACCGGGGTGCTGGCCGCCGGGATTGCCCACGAAATCCGCAATCCCCTGGGGATTATCAAGACGATTGCCCAGACGATGCGATCAAAGCGGCAGGTGGACGGAGTGGAAAAAGAAGGTCTGGCAATTATTGAAGCGGAAGTGAACCGAGCCAGCGGCGTAATTGGCGAGTTGATGGATTTTGCCCGGCCTGTGCCCAATACCAGTGCAATCTTCAATTTCAGCGCCCTGGCGGAGGAGGTTGTGACCCTGACAGAACGCTATGCCGCGCAAAACAAGATCGAGCTCTTGCTGAGCGGAGACGCGGATCTAAAGGTGGACGGCGACCGGGAAAAACTGAAACAGGCGCTGGTAAATCTTATTTTTAACGCAATCGAAGCGCAACCGGACGGTGGCACAGTGGTTTTGCGTCTGGAGCGGACAAAGGAAGGCGTTGGGGTCAGTGTCGCCGATGCGGGCCCCGGTGTGGCGCCTGGAAACCGGGAGCGGATCTTTGATCCCTTTTACACAACCCGTGAACAGGGGACCGGCCTCGGTTTGACTTTGGTGCACCGGATTGTCACGGATCACGGCGGCACGTTAGAGGTTGGCGACAGTCCGGAAGGTGGCGCGATGTTTACAATTAAGCTGCCGGGAGGTGATGGCGATGGCGACGATTCTCGTAATTGATGATGAAAAGAATATGCGCTGGGCCCTTTCCCAGGCCTTGAGCGCAGACGGCCATAGGGTGCTCACTGCCGACGACGGCCGGGACGGCCTGGAGCAGTATGCAGAGCATCAGCCGGATTTGGTGGTCCTGGATGTAAAGATGCCGGGGTTAAACGGCATGGAAGTCTTGAAAAAGCTTAAGGAACTAGACAAAACGTTGCCGGTCCTGATGATTACCGCCCACGGCACCATTGATAACGCCATTGAGGCGATGAAAATCGGCGCCGATGACTATATAACCAAACCCTTCGAGCTGGAAACTGTGCGGGCGACAATTGCCAGGACCCTGAAGCTGGCCAGTCTGACCCGGGAAGTTGGCCTGCTGCGTCAGGAAATGCAGGCAGCTGATATTATCGGCGAGAGTCCGCAGTTTATGGCTGTGATGGAGCTGGTGGCAAAAGTTGCGCCTAGCCCGGCTACAGTGCTGATTGAGGGCGAGAGCGGTACCGGCAAGGAGCTGGTGGCCAAGGCAATCCATCGTCAAAGCCCGCGCAGTGAGGGACCGTTTATTGGTGTGAACTGCGGGGCGCTGCCAGAAAACCTCTTGGAGAGCGAGCTTTTTGGGCATGAAAAGGGCGCCTTTACCGGCGCCGTCAACCGCAAGCCGGGCCGCTTTGAGCGGGCCGACGGCGGCACTTTGTTTTTGGATGAGGTGGGCGAATTACCGCCGGCCACCCAGGTGCGCTTACTGCGGGTGTTGCAGGAGCGAGAGTTGGAACGGGTGGGCGGCACCGAGACCATCCCGGTGAATGTGCGGGTGGTGACGGCCACCAACCGCAACTTGGCGGAGATGGTTGCTGCCGGCGAGTTCCGTGAGGACTTGTTTTACCGCTTAAATGTGGTGCCGATTCATGTGCCGCCGCTGCGGGAGCGGAAAGCGGATATCCCTTTGCTCACCGAGCATTTTATAGGTAAATATTGCGCCGAGTTGGGCAAACCAGCTTTGAAAGTGACTGACGAGGTTTTAGCTGTTTTCTCAGGTTATCGCTGGCCGGGAAATATCCGGGAGCTGGAGAATGTGCTGGAGCGGGCGGTGATCCTCGCTGGCGGTTCGGAGCTGAGTACTGATTTATTGCCACAAGAGTTGTTCGCCCGGAAAGCGGCGGTCCACGCCGACTTTGAGCTGCCCGAGCAGGGCGTAAATCTGGAAGAGTTGGAAAAAAGTTTGTTGGTTCAGGCCTTACAGAAGACAGACGGCAACAAGACCAGGGCTGCGAATCTATTGGGCATCAGCCGTCATACACTGCTCTATCGTTTGAGCAAATATGATTTAAAGGATGATTAGCATGTTTAAATGGTTAAAAAAGATGCTGGAAAAACTGGCTGCGGAAAATTCCAAGGAGATGGGGAACAAGCGCCTCGACTGCTGTGATTTGAACCAGCAAGATAATAATAGTGGCCAGAAGAAAGGCTGACAGCGAGACCATTCGTCGGCGCTACGACCGGGTCGCTTTCCTCTATGACTTGGTGGAGAGTCCGATGGAAGCAATGGGTATGGCCAAGTGGCGAGAAAAACTATGGCAGCGGGCCCGGGGTCGAGTGCTGGAAATAGGCGTCGGTACAGGGAAGAATATGGCCTGGTATCCGCCGGATGCTGAAGTAACGGCGATTGATCTCAGTCCGAAGATGCTCGCCCGGGCTCGTCGTCGGGCCGAACGGGATGGGATTGATGTGAGCTTGTTGGAGATGGATGTTGAAAAACTGGGTTTTACGGATAATTATTTCGATACAGTGATTGCCACCTGTGTGTTTTGCTCTGTGCCAGATCCGGTTCGGGGCTTGAAGGAGGTGGCCAGGGTTTGCAAGCCCGACGGTCAGGTTTTGCTCCTGGAGCATGTGCGCAGTAGCGGCGCGCTCCTCGGGCCACTGATGGATTTGCTTAACCCGCTGATAGTTCGTCTCTATGGTGCCAATATCAACCGGCCGACAGCGGACAATATTCGCATGGCAGGCTTGAAAATCATCAACGAAACAAATTTCAGCCGGGACATTGTCAAAGAGTTCATTGCCACAGTATAAAGTAACCGGCCAACGGGTACGTTTCCCGGTGGCCGGTTACTTAAATTCCTGTTTGTAAGCTTCGACGAACTGGCCCAGGGCATGTTTTTGCACTTCCATGGCATCAGCCCATTCCGCCAGCAGACGACAGCCCAGAGGCGTAATTTTATAATAGCGCTTGGCTGGCCCCGCTTCGCCGGGATGCCACTCAGATGTTACATAACCCTCTTCCTCCATTCGGCGGAGGTTGCGGTAGAGGGCGGCGGTGTCAGGCTCGGCGTTGAAGCCAAAATCCCGGAGATCCTCCAGAAGCTGGTAGCCGTACGATGGACGCCGCCGCAGGCTGAGCAGCAGGCAGGGCTCGATGAACCGGTGCACCCGGCGGGGACAACGGCAGGTAATACAGTTCTTGGTCGATGTCATATTATTCCCCCCACCCGATTGTAAGCTACCATTTCCGAGTTGTCAAAAGCATTCAGCCAATATCTGCCGGGGATAGAAACCCGGTCGTTGCTGACACTATTAACCGGGCGGATGTTAGCGACTGTCGCGGCGGAGACAAACAAACGAACTGCACCCGCAACCGGTGATGACGTCGTGAAACTTCTGTCCTCCGGACAAGGGACCTGTCCCCTTGTCCGGTTATTTATTTGTCAGTTTGCGGAGCAGGATTTTCAGTTCGTCGGCAATACGGACAGAGGGACAGGTTCCTTGTCCGTAAGCTGCAGATAAGATGGCGAAATCTATACAGTTATTGACTGCGAAGGTTAATTGTATTACAAATTTACCCAAATGCTCAAGGATATTTCCGGACTGGAAACAAGGGGAGCAATCTTATGGTAAACAAAACTCAAATGCTAAAAGGGAGTCTTGAAGGATGTGTCCTCAAAAATCTCAGCGACACACCGTGTTATTCTCATGAACTGTGCGCTCTTCTCCAACAACAAGGGTTTAAAAGTATCAGCATCGGAACGCAGGGAAATGAGTAATTATAAAAAATTAAGGGCTGCCAGCAAAATAAATTGGTTTCCATTTACCAATACAGGGTTTTCTTGAACATCATCTAATTTAGATGAGAATCTGGCGAACGATGCGAGATAATCGTTGGTCCAACCAGTACATTACAAAAATAAGGCAATATGCGGTATAATGTGAATGTAGAAGTCTATAGGTTAATCATTGAAAGGCAAGTTTCGCTTATTTAGCATGATAAAGTGGAGGTGCAGATTATGGAGAAACGGGTACAGGAACAACTAGATATCATCAAAGAAATCATAATCAATACCGTGCCTGTTGAACAGATTTTTTTGTTTGGATCCCACGCGAATGGTATGTCACATGCTGAATCAGACCTCGATATATATGTTGTGATATCAGAAGATGCAGATATCCGAGAGATTGACGCAATTAAGTTAATCTATAGGGCGATTAGAGATAAAAAAGCAATGCCAGTGGATGTGGTGGTCAGTAAAAAGAATAAATTTGATCAGCGTAAATTAGCTCCTACCATTGAACGTGAAGTCGTTCAGGAGGGGATGGTGCTGTATGGATAATGTAGCACAGGCCCAGCAATGGCAAAGGTTTGCTGCCATGGACCTAAAAAGTGCGGAATATCTTCTCAACATGCATCCTGTTCCGGTTGAGGTAATCTGTTATCACTGTCAGCAATCTGCGGAAAAATACCTCAAGGGCTATCTCGTCCTCAATGGTATAAACCCTCCTAAAACACATGATTTAGATGAATTGTGCAAGAACTGTGGTAGCCTATTAGATGATTTTGCTGATATAGCTGATCATTGTTCTGATCTTAATGCTTATGGTATACAGCCCAGATATCCGATGGAAGTGTCGTTGTCAGAAACAGACATGATGCAGGCGCTGAACAGTGCGCGAGCAATCCAAAACCTCGTTCTAAATGTCGCACAAGAAATGGTTCATGAATTTAGAGAGTAGTAACATAATAGTTTGAAAGATGTTAAGCGACCAGAGCGAAAGTTCTTTGGTCGCTTAAATAATGCTCGATTATTTATTTGTCAGTTTGCGCACCAGGATTTTCAGTTCGTCTGCAACGGTGCCGACTACTATTTGCAGGGCCTCGTCTTTGCCCACCACCGGCGCCAGTTGCTCCAGGTGTGCGCGGTCCACTTTGGCGCTGTCCTGGACCGTCACCCGTAGTCGGGTGAGGCAGGAATTGATTTTGACCAGGTTTTCGGCGCCACCCAGGTCGGCGATTATTTTTTGGGCGGTCTCGTGATCGGCCTTGATGTCTGCCTGGGTTTCGGTTGCCAGGCGGCCGGGGGTGGCGAGGTTTAACTTCTTGATCAGCCAGGTGAAGAGTAGGTAATAAATAAGTCCGTAGGCAATGCCCAGGGGCAAGAGCAGCCAGGGCCGCTCAGCAAGATGCAGGTTGAGGACATACTCCAGTATCCCCGCCGAGGAGCCAAAGCCGTGGCGGAAGCCCAGCAGCTGCCCGAGCCAGAAGGCCGACCCGGTGAGCAGGACATGGACACCATAGAGCAATGGCGCGGTAAACAGAAACGCGAATTCCACCGGCTCGGTGATGCCGGTGAGGATGCTGGTAGCCGCAGCGGCAATCAGCAGTCCCTTGACCTTGAGGCGCTGGGTGGGCCGGGCGGCCCGGTACATGGCGAGGCAGGCGGCCGGGAGGGCAAAGAGCTTGATTGGATAGGCGCCGGCGAGGAAAAATCCTGCGGCCGGGTCGCCGGCGAGAAAGCGGAAGACTTCCCCCCGGACCAAGACGCCGCTGATGGTCTCGAACTCGCCCATCACCGCCAGGACAAAGGCATTGAGCACATGGTGCATACCGATGGGCAAGAGCAGCCGTTCCAACGCGCCGTAGATGCCAATGCCGATGCCGCCGGCAGACTGAATCCACTGACCGGCAGCCTGAATGCCCGAATCAAGAATGGGCCAAATTAGCGCCAAGGCGCCGCCCACCAGTACACTGGCCAGGGCGGCGATGATTGGCACAAACCGCCGGCCGCCAAAAAAGCTCAGCCAGGGATGAAGGCGGATCGTATGGAAGCGGTTGTAGAGCAGGGCCGCAGTGAGGGCGGCGGCGATGCCCGCCAGTATCCCCATCTCGGCCTCGATGCCGGCAATGCCGGTGATGATTACATAACTGATGACAGCGGTAAACCCGGCGATGCTGGCGTCGTCGGCGAGACCGATGGCAAGGCCGACGGCAAAGATTAAGCCGATGTTTTCAATGATAAAGGCGCCAGCGCCATCCAAGGCGCCCCCTGTTACGGCAAAGACCTGATGGACTGCCTCCAGCTCCAGGAGCAAATTACCCAGCGCCAGCAGTAAGGCAGCGGCCGGCAAAACAGCTATCGGTGTCATGGCAGCGGAACCGAACTTCTGCATTCCCTTGGCCATAGCAAAAACCCTCCCCACAATCATTTTCTGTATTAATTGTCTGTTGGGAGGGTAATTCCTGCTTTAGACAGGACCAAA
This genomic window from Bacillota bacterium contains:
- a CDS encoding PAS domain-containing protein; protein product: MAARKKDLLALIVMLVVITGLHYFTAHYRLQLHEFYRRLYYVPIIYAAFRFRFQGGLVTSLIVALLYAPHLLLYVGALDLAALNQVMEIILFMTIGVITGVLVEHQHRHQHMVTRQLEQITALENYTHNILESMVTGVAAFDPELRLMRVNQRLTELLGWDESACGQRAEHLATGLGDLPDRLQAVLKTGHAISGLETEYSHPDKEEEALPLRLHILPLRSVEQKIIGVLLVAEDMRDIRDLERQVRRADRLAATGVLAAGIAHEIRNPLGIIKTIAQTMRSKRQVDGVEKEGLAIIEAEVNRASGVIGELMDFARPVPNTSAIFNFSALAEEVVTLTERYAAQNKIELLLSGDADLKVDGDREKLKQALVNLIFNAIEAQPDGGTVVLRLERTKEGVGVSVADAGPGVAPGNRERIFDPFYTTREQGTGLGLTLVHRIVTDHGGTLEVGDSPEGGAMFTIKLPGGDGDGDDSRN
- a CDS encoding sigma-54-dependent Fis family transcriptional regulator, which translates into the protein MATILVIDDEKNMRWALSQALSADGHRVLTADDGRDGLEQYAEHQPDLVVLDVKMPGLNGMEVLKKLKELDKTLPVLMITAHGTIDNAIEAMKIGADDYITKPFELETVRATIARTLKLASLTREVGLLRQEMQAADIIGESPQFMAVMELVAKVAPSPATVLIEGESGTGKELVAKAIHRQSPRSEGPFIGVNCGALPENLLESELFGHEKGAFTGAVNRKPGRFERADGGTLFLDEVGELPPATQVRLLRVLQERELERVGGTETIPVNVRVVTATNRNLAEMVAAGEFREDLFYRLNVVPIHVPPLRERKADIPLLTEHFIGKYCAELGKPALKVTDEVLAVFSGYRWPGNIRELENVLERAVILAGGSELSTDLLPQELFARKAAVHADFELPEQGVNLEELEKSLLVQALQKTDGNKTRAANLLGISRHTLLYRLSKYDLKDD
- a CDS encoding class I SAM-dependent methyltransferase, coding for MARRKADSETIRRRYDRVAFLYDLVESPMEAMGMAKWREKLWQRARGRVLEIGVGTGKNMAWYPPDAEVTAIDLSPKMLARARRRAERDGIDVSLLEMDVEKLGFTDNYFDTVIATCVFCSVPDPVRGLKEVARVCKPDGQVLLLEHVRSSGALLGPLMDLLNPLIVRLYGANINRPTADNIRMAGLKIINETNFSRDIVKEFIATV
- a CDS encoding PadR family transcriptional regulator gives rise to the protein MTSTKNCITCRCPRRVHRFIEPCLLLSLRRRPSYGYQLLEDLRDFGFNAEPDTAALYRNLRRMEEEGYVTSEWHPGEAGPAKRYYKITPLGCRLLAEWADAMEVQKHALGQFVEAYKQEFK
- a CDS encoding transcriptional regulator, producing the protein MVNKTQMLKGSLEGCVLKNLSDTPCYSHELCALLQQQGFKSISIGTQGNE
- a CDS encoding nucleotidyltransferase domain-containing protein; amino-acid sequence: MEKRVQEQLDIIKEIIINTVPVEQIFLFGSHANGMSHAESDLDIYVVISEDADIREIDAIKLIYRAIRDKKAMPVDVVVSKKNKFDQRKLAPTIEREVVQEGMVLYG
- a CDS encoding HEPN domain-containing protein, which produces MDNVAQAQQWQRFAAMDLKSAEYLLNMHPVPVEVICYHCQQSAEKYLKGYLVLNGINPPKTHDLDELCKNCGSLLDDFADIADHCSDLNAYGIQPRYPMEVSLSETDMMQALNSARAIQNLVLNVAQEMVHEFRE
- a CDS encoding PTS sugar transporter, whose translation is MIVGRVFAMAKGMQKFGSAAMTPIAVLPAAALLLALGNLLLELEAVHQVFAVTGGALDGAGAFIIENIGLIFAVGLAIGLADDASIAGFTAVISYVIITGIAGIEAEMGILAGIAAALTAALLYNRFHTIRLHPWLSFFGGRRFVPIIAALASVLVGGALALIWPILDSGIQAAGQWIQSAGGIGIGIYGALERLLLPIGMHHVLNAFVLAVMGEFETISGVLVRGEVFRFLAGDPAAGFFLAGAYPIKLFALPAACLAMYRAARPTQRLKVKGLLIAAAATSILTGITEPVEFAFLFTAPLLYGVHVLLTGSAFWLGQLLGFRHGFGSSAGILEYVLNLHLAERPWLLLPLGIAYGLIYYLLFTWLIKKLNLATPGRLATETQADIKADHETAQKIIADLGGAENLVKINSCLTRLRVTVQDSAKVDRAHLEQLAPVVGKDEALQIVVGTVADELKILVRKLTNK